In Isoptericola jiangsuensis, the following proteins share a genomic window:
- the chvE gene encoding multiple monosaccharide ABC transporter substrate-binding protein, with the protein MRLGKKMGVVAAGAALALTLTACGGEGAGSGSTDGAAGDGDDNVQVGVAMPTQTYERWIQDGNNVKEGLEELGYTVDLQFANDDIPTQTQQIDSMITEGVDVLIIASIDGTALTSQLEAAAAANIPVIAYDRLIRDSENVNFYTTFDNFAVGVAQANALLRGLGYLDENGEPTGEEGPYNIELFAGSPDDNNAGFFFDGAMSILQPLLDDGTLVVPSGQTSFDTVSTQRWELETAQSRMEDLLTSTYTGNDTELNGVLAPADVLSRGILNALTGAGMGPTIEDGLPVVTGQDAEIANIKLINDGVQSSTIFKDTRLLAEQAVTATESFVNGEEPEANDTETYDNGVKVVPSYLLEVETVFKEDIEPVLVDSGYYTMDEVEAGQAE; encoded by the coding sequence ATGCGACTCGGCAAGAAGATGGGCGTGGTCGCCGCGGGTGCGGCGCTGGCGCTCACCCTGACCGCCTGTGGTGGCGAGGGCGCCGGTTCCGGCAGCACCGACGGTGCGGCGGGCGACGGCGACGACAACGTCCAGGTCGGCGTCGCCATGCCGACGCAGACCTACGAGCGCTGGATCCAGGACGGCAACAACGTCAAGGAAGGGCTCGAGGAGCTCGGCTACACGGTGGACCTCCAGTTCGCCAACGACGACATCCCGACCCAGACCCAGCAGATCGACTCGATGATCACCGAGGGCGTCGACGTCCTCATCATCGCGTCCATCGACGGTACGGCCCTGACCAGCCAGCTCGAGGCCGCCGCGGCCGCGAACATCCCGGTCATCGCCTACGACCGCCTCATCCGCGACAGCGAGAACGTCAACTTCTACACGACGTTCGACAACTTCGCGGTCGGCGTGGCCCAGGCCAACGCGCTCCTGCGCGGCCTCGGCTACCTCGACGAGAACGGCGAGCCCACCGGTGAGGAGGGCCCGTACAACATCGAGCTCTTCGCCGGTTCGCCGGACGACAACAACGCCGGGTTCTTCTTCGACGGCGCGATGTCGATCCTGCAGCCGCTCCTCGACGACGGCACCCTCGTCGTCCCCTCCGGGCAGACGTCGTTCGACACCGTCTCCACGCAGCGCTGGGAGCTCGAGACCGCCCAGAGCCGCATGGAGGACCTGCTGACCTCCACCTACACCGGCAACGACACCGAGCTCAACGGTGTCCTCGCGCCGGCGGACGTGCTCTCGCGCGGCATCCTCAACGCCCTCACGGGTGCCGGGATGGGTCCGACCATCGAGGACGGCCTGCCCGTCGTCACCGGTCAGGACGCCGAGATCGCCAACATCAAGCTGATCAACGACGGCGTCCAGTCGTCCACGATCTTCAAGGACACGCGTCTGCTCGCCGAGCAGGCCGTCACCGCCACCGAGTCGTTCGTCAACGGCGAGGAGCCGGAGGCGAACGACACCGAGACGTACGACAACGGCGTCAAGGTCGTCCCGTCCTACCTCCTCGAGGTCGAGACGGTCTTCAAGGAGGACATCGAGCCCGTTCTCGTGGACTCCGGCTACTACACCATGGACGAGGTCGAGGCCGGACAGGCGGAGTGA
- a CDS encoding ATP-binding cassette domain-containing protein — MIDAPSSLDPRRVADADPSARRAVDPARRLDWRRLRAPLAAVALLALTLGAVGAALGTVVAGGLAEDPTLSALLLLALCVVGAALLDSVGQVVWAGVVDRAEGTLRGDLLTAALHQPLATLTEQAVGEVLDRVDDDTHAVGTLVRRQLWGAGRTLVGVVPMWVVAGVTWWPAWILFPALAALAGVLVRPMLGEIARRKVVEEAAWTDHAAAFEESVAARDDLRTSLGQAFAIRRLAQRSADVHAKFRSVVAVETRMLRRAGLVLASLLAGVAVTGAALAADGDLPVANLVTLFLVTAMFVGQVDNLVHHLPDIQEGVGAVTRLRQMLAVVPEPVGGDRVPAGPVGIEVRDLHFSYAEGTFALQGVDLRVPAGQTIALVGRTGSGKSTLASLLSRAVEPERGSVFLGGADVRDLDLQHLRAAVGVVTQRTEILAGTLAENVALFSDVPRADVEAAVRELRLDDWVAGLPDGLDTLLGPGGTTLSAGEEQLVAFARLLVRDVQVVVLDEATARMDPLTESRVVAASERLLTGRTGVLVAHRLTTIERAGLVAVLDHGRVVQQGLRAELARTPGRYRDLLVASAAHGGDVLDEDEPDTAAGSVDTGTAADGAVDDGPVTPGTDDDGRPQAVGGRRRRGTPPPARDPGDGPSLARGVLHALVVRPAWGVVGGVLFLVASLVSAQGAVTGFLWGRAVEGIEDGFPTVLLVTFTVLLVAAPLALAYAIYLYPRWWIEVLLRVRMSVMTGQTRQQRLAATPPGEIVARAMDADRFVRYADRWVDFVNGLVIAGVTALISGSWLAGGVLLAVMVVSAGASAIGRPIAGRSATQSSAARARFGRALVSALDSARTVKLAARTPEVHAHLREVDGGRVQAAVFEHRVQAALDGVPQVMIQLGVVAAWGGLLAGTWDLATALLVANAVNGFGWFGTVAGAVVTEAPGTRSWQRATSRFAGGADLVDLPDGVDLLTGEAPAPVAGTRRPLEHLELSGMAAVHDDGTIGVSGVDLAVRRGELVLLLGQVGSGKSSMLSALAGLVPHTGAIRWNGTDVTDAEAFLRPGQVAHVAQLPRVLSGTFADNVRLDHERDVHGPVAAARLEQDVSEAGGHDALVGHRGVRLSGGQVQRLALARALAADAELLLADDVSSALDAATEIELWAALRERGTTVVGATSKGAALARADRVVVLVEGEVAAVGPWDDLSSRWGHLAG; from the coding sequence ATGATCGATGCACCCTCCTCCCTCGACCCGCGCCGTGTCGCGGACGCCGACCCGTCCGCCCGCCGCGCCGTCGACCCTGCCCGCCGCCTGGACTGGCGGCGCCTGCGCGCCCCGCTGGCGGCCGTCGCCCTGCTCGCCCTGACCCTGGGCGCGGTCGGCGCCGCCCTCGGCACCGTCGTCGCCGGCGGCCTGGCCGAGGACCCGACGCTGTCCGCCCTGCTGCTCCTCGCCCTCTGCGTCGTCGGCGCCGCCCTGCTCGACTCCGTCGGGCAGGTCGTGTGGGCGGGCGTCGTCGACCGTGCCGAGGGCACGCTGCGCGGCGACCTGCTGACCGCCGCGCTGCACCAGCCGCTCGCCACCCTCACGGAGCAGGCCGTCGGCGAGGTGCTCGACCGCGTCGACGACGACACCCACGCCGTCGGCACCCTGGTGCGCCGCCAGCTCTGGGGTGCCGGGCGCACCCTGGTGGGCGTCGTGCCCATGTGGGTCGTGGCGGGCGTGACCTGGTGGCCCGCGTGGATCCTGTTCCCGGCGCTCGCCGCCCTCGCGGGTGTGCTGGTGCGGCCGATGCTCGGCGAGATCGCCCGCCGCAAGGTGGTCGAGGAGGCGGCCTGGACGGACCACGCCGCGGCGTTCGAGGAGTCCGTCGCCGCGCGCGACGACCTGCGCACGAGCCTCGGCCAGGCGTTCGCGATCCGACGTCTGGCGCAGCGCTCCGCCGACGTGCACGCCAAGTTCCGGTCCGTGGTGGCCGTCGAGACCCGCATGCTGCGCCGTGCGGGCCTGGTGCTGGCGAGCCTCCTGGCGGGCGTCGCCGTGACCGGTGCCGCGCTGGCCGCCGACGGCGACCTGCCCGTGGCGAACCTCGTCACCCTGTTCCTCGTCACGGCGATGTTCGTCGGCCAGGTCGACAACCTCGTCCACCACCTGCCGGACATCCAGGAGGGTGTGGGCGCGGTGACGCGCCTGCGCCAGATGCTCGCCGTCGTGCCGGAGCCCGTCGGGGGCGACCGCGTCCCGGCCGGGCCGGTCGGGATCGAGGTGCGGGACCTGCACTTCTCCTACGCGGAGGGCACGTTCGCCCTGCAGGGCGTCGACCTGCGCGTCCCCGCGGGGCAGACGATCGCGCTCGTGGGGCGCACGGGCTCCGGCAAGTCCACGCTCGCGTCGCTGCTGTCCCGCGCCGTCGAGCCGGAGCGCGGCAGCGTGTTCCTCGGCGGTGCCGACGTGCGCGACCTCGACCTGCAGCACCTGCGCGCCGCCGTCGGCGTCGTCACGCAGCGCACCGAGATCCTCGCGGGCACCCTCGCGGAGAACGTCGCGCTGTTCTCCGACGTGCCGCGCGCGGACGTCGAGGCTGCCGTGCGCGAGCTGCGGCTCGACGACTGGGTCGCGGGTCTCCCCGACGGCCTGGACACCCTGCTCGGTCCGGGCGGCACCACGCTGTCCGCGGGCGAGGAGCAGCTCGTCGCCTTCGCGCGCCTGCTCGTGCGCGACGTCCAGGTGGTGGTGCTCGACGAGGCCACCGCGCGCATGGACCCGCTCACCGAGTCGCGCGTCGTCGCGGCGTCCGAACGGCTGCTCACCGGGCGGACGGGCGTGCTCGTCGCGCACCGGCTCACCACGATCGAGCGGGCCGGGCTCGTGGCGGTGCTCGACCACGGCCGTGTCGTGCAGCAGGGCCTGCGCGCGGAGCTCGCGCGCACGCCCGGCCGGTACCGCGACCTGCTGGTGGCGAGCGCCGCGCACGGCGGCGACGTGCTCGACGAGGACGAGCCGGACACCGCGGCGGGGTCCGTGGACACCGGGACCGCGGCCGACGGTGCGGTCGACGACGGCCCGGTGACGCCCGGCACGGACGACGACGGACGCCCGCAGGCCGTGGGCGGCCGGCGCCGGCGCGGCACCCCGCCGCCGGCCCGCGACCCGGGTGACGGGCCGAGCCTCGCCCGGGGCGTGCTGCACGCGCTCGTCGTGCGGCCTGCGTGGGGCGTGGTCGGCGGCGTCCTGTTCCTCGTGGCGAGCCTCGTGTCCGCCCAGGGGGCGGTGACGGGCTTCCTGTGGGGCCGCGCGGTCGAGGGCATCGAGGACGGCTTCCCCACCGTCCTGCTCGTGACGTTCACGGTGCTGCTCGTGGCGGCGCCCCTCGCCCTGGCCTACGCGATCTACCTGTACCCGCGCTGGTGGATCGAGGTGCTGCTGCGTGTGCGCATGTCGGTGATGACCGGCCAGACGCGCCAGCAGCGGCTCGCCGCCACCCCGCCGGGCGAGATCGTCGCCCGGGCGATGGACGCCGACCGGTTCGTCCGGTACGCGGACCGCTGGGTCGACTTCGTCAACGGTCTGGTCATCGCGGGCGTCACGGCCCTCATCAGCGGGTCGTGGCTCGCCGGGGGCGTGCTGCTCGCCGTCATGGTGGTCTCCGCGGGCGCCTCGGCGATCGGCCGGCCGATCGCGGGGCGGTCGGCCACGCAGTCGTCGGCGGCCCGCGCCCGGTTCGGGCGGGCCCTGGTGTCGGCGCTGGACTCGGCGCGCACGGTCAAGCTCGCCGCGCGGACCCCCGAGGTGCACGCCCACCTGCGCGAGGTCGACGGCGGGCGGGTGCAGGCCGCGGTGTTCGAGCACCGCGTGCAGGCCGCGCTCGACGGCGTCCCGCAGGTGATGATCCAGCTGGGCGTGGTCGCGGCCTGGGGCGGTCTGCTCGCGGGCACGTGGGACCTCGCCACGGCGCTGCTCGTCGCCAACGCCGTGAACGGCTTCGGCTGGTTCGGCACGGTCGCGGGCGCGGTCGTCACCGAGGCGCCGGGCACGCGGTCGTGGCAGCGGGCCACCAGCCGGTTCGCGGGCGGAGCGGACCTGGTGGACCTGCCGGACGGGGTCGACCTGCTCACGGGGGAGGCCCCGGCGCCGGTGGCGGGCACGCGCCGGCCGCTCGAGCACCTGGAGCTGTCCGGGATGGCGGCGGTCCACGACGACGGCACGATCGGCGTCTCGGGCGTCGACCTCGCCGTGCGGCGGGGCGAGCTCGTGCTGCTGCTCGGCCAGGTCGGGTCCGGCAAGTCGAGCATGCTGTCCGCGCTGGCGGGCCTGGTCCCGCACACGGGGGCGATCCGCTGGAACGGCACGGACGTGACCGACGCCGAGGCGTTCCTGCGTCCCGGGCAGGTGGCGCACGTCGCGCAGCTCCCGCGGGTGCTGTCCGGCACGTTCGCGGACAACGTGCGGCTCGACCACGAGCGGGACGTGCACGGCCCGGTCGCGGCGGCCCGCCTGGAGCAGGACGTGTCGGAGGCGGGCGGGCACGACGCCCTCGTCGGGCACCGCGGGGTGCGGCTGTCCGGCGGGCAGGTGCAGCGTCTGGCCCTGGCGCGGGCGCTGGCGGCGGACGCCGAGCTGCTGCTCGCGGACGACGTGTCGAGCGCGCTCGACGCCGCCACGGAGATCGAGCTGTGGGCGGCGCTGCGCGAGCGCGGCACCACCGTGGTCGGGGCGACGTCCAAGGGCGCTGCCCTGGCGCGGGCGGACCGCGTGGTCGTGCTCGTCGAGGGCGAGGTGGCCGCCGTCGGCCCGTGGGACGACCTGTCGTCCCGGTGGGGGCACCTGGCCGGCTGA
- the pulA gene encoding pullulanase-type alpha-1,6-glucosidase: MVRPLPLPRSRAVVAAAAALAVAVPALGGALALTATAPAPAAAADRTAALVGSLQAALGCASDWDPACPETELVPTGDGTYAAEFDVPAGSYEYKVAIDDAWDESYGREGGADNAPLVLGGDTRLRVTYDDTTHLTALTPLGLAGEYDAATDDTLVAAPARQAGGDEQFYFVMTDRFANGDTSNDTAGLGDDPLVSGFDPTDKGFYSGGDLAGLRDRLDYVEGLGTTAIWLTPSFKNRPVQGSGDDVSAGYHGYWITDFTQIDPHLGTNAELEALIDDAHARGIKVYFDIITNHTADVVDYAEGAYDYVDQATSPYRDAAGNVFDPADVAGTADFPELDAATSFPYTPVVAAEDADVKVPAWLNDPTLYHNRGNSTWSGESVTYGDFSGLDDLMTEDPTVVDGFVDVYTDWVDLGIDGFRIDTVKHVNREFWDTWTTEVMDYAHAAGKDEFFMFGEVYDADARLLSPYVRETDMSSVLDFAFQASATSYASGNSAQGLAGLFASDDLYTTPDTSAAALPTFLGNHDMGRVGFMLANTDDPLARDELAHELMYLTRGQPVVYYGDEQGFAGAGGDKDARQTLFATQVQEYADQPLVTGETAGSVDRYDTDAPLYTHIAELAALRSSTPALTQGAQVERHAANGAGIYATSRVDRDEKVEHLVAFNNAAGERSATFTTLTPGATYDVLYGPDGGTPVEADAAGEVTLTLPGTSAVVLVADRTVGADTSGDVAVEVPAAGAAVTGTAPVRAAVDDAWAETSFAWREVGTTDWNPLGTAEDTTPRVFHTVGSLPAGTLVEYRAVTVDADGDRAAASTFASVGVDVSGTPGEEEPETDVDMVTVPGNHNSEMGCAGDWTPDCEGARLTERADGVWSGTFDLPAGTYEYKVAINGSWDVNYGAGGVPGGPNATYTHDGGEVTFYWDPVSKDFSSTAQGPIITLPGSYQEEAGCPGDWQPDCLATWAKDPDGDGTYTWSTAALPGGAYEVKVAHGLSWAENYGVGGARDGANYSFSVGQGETVTFSYDLATHELTIGTENPPLAGTGQQAAHWVRADLLLAPDDLGSGDDWTLWTAPAGGLEIGPDGDDGPDTVTGPDGGDLPDGAASYALEPGGDVPDDVTADFPALAGHTALVPTVDGEPLDRSTVEDLLTGQLLVTRADGDTLTAATGVQVPGVLDDLYADAAADRALGVVVHPSLKWASFALWAPTARDVDLLVWPAGRSLDAEPDRFDTARQDDGAWTLDGKQVDKRYPWYGARYRYAVEVYVPATGAVETNVVTDPYAVGLTTDSTHAVVVSLDDKAFAPKVWRTTAQPVVERPVDQTIYELHVRDFSVADTTVPEKLRGTYLAFGESGSDGMRHLRELAAAGMTTVHLLPTFDIASIPEDPADQRTTGDLSGFAPDSTEQQAAVAAVQADDAFNWGYDPYHFSTPEGSYAVHREGGQRTAEFRTMVGSLHRAGLQVVLDQVFNHTAASGQAERSVLDKVVPGYYHRLDPTTGAVATSTCCQNVATEHAMAERLMVDSVVTWARDYKVDGFRFDLMGHHPRDNMLAVREALDALTLDEDGVDGSAVYLYGEGWNFGEVADGALFTQAAQGNLGGTGIGTFSDRLRDAVHGGSPVDGASTFTQGFGTGLFTDPNGREARTGEPGTVNDGGVDEAADLAHQTDLVRLGLAGNLRDYAFVTADGELTRGEDLDYRGSPAGYADSPEEVVTYVDAHDNETLFDLLTLKLPQATSMDDRVRMNTLSLATAALAQTPSFWHAGTDLLRSKSLDRNSYDSGDWFNAIDWSGQDNGFGRGLPMAADNEDKWPLMAPLLADPALAPSSAQIATASDRAAELLALRSSTPLFRLGSAAAIQDKVTFPGSGPEATPGVIVMAVDDTVGADADGRLDGLVTVFNASPEPVTVEVPGWAGRDLRLSRVQAGGGDPVVKETRWDAGAGVVTVPARTVAVLEQRQR, encoded by the coding sequence ATGGTCCGTCCCCTGCCCCTGCCACGCTCGCGGGCGGTGGTCGCCGCCGCGGCGGCGCTCGCGGTCGCCGTGCCCGCCCTCGGCGGAGCCCTCGCGCTCACCGCCACCGCACCGGCTCCCGCGGCCGCCGCGGACCGCACCGCAGCCCTCGTCGGCAGCCTCCAGGCGGCCCTCGGCTGCGCGTCCGACTGGGACCCCGCCTGCCCGGAGACCGAGCTGGTCCCGACCGGCGACGGCACCTACGCGGCCGAGTTCGACGTCCCGGCCGGCTCCTACGAGTACAAGGTCGCGATCGACGACGCCTGGGACGAGTCGTACGGGCGCGAGGGCGGCGCCGACAACGCGCCCCTCGTCCTCGGGGGCGACACCCGGCTGCGCGTCACCTACGACGACACCACCCACCTCACCGCGCTGACACCGCTGGGTCTGGCGGGGGAGTACGACGCCGCCACGGACGACACCCTGGTCGCGGCGCCGGCGCGCCAGGCCGGCGGTGACGAGCAGTTCTACTTCGTCATGACCGACCGGTTCGCGAACGGCGACACCTCGAACGACACGGCGGGGCTCGGCGACGACCCGCTGGTGTCCGGGTTCGACCCGACGGACAAGGGCTTCTACTCCGGCGGCGACCTGGCCGGCCTGCGCGACAGGCTCGACTACGTCGAGGGCCTGGGCACCACCGCGATCTGGCTGACGCCGTCCTTCAAGAACCGGCCCGTGCAGGGCAGCGGGGACGACGTGAGCGCGGGGTACCACGGGTACTGGATCACGGACTTCACGCAGATCGACCCGCACCTGGGCACCAACGCCGAGCTCGAGGCGCTCATCGACGACGCCCACGCCCGCGGCATCAAGGTGTACTTCGACATCATCACCAACCACACGGCCGACGTCGTCGACTACGCCGAGGGCGCCTACGACTACGTCGACCAGGCGACCTCCCCGTACCGCGACGCGGCGGGGAACGTGTTCGACCCGGCCGACGTGGCGGGCACGGCCGACTTCCCGGAGCTGGACGCGGCGACGTCGTTCCCGTACACGCCGGTGGTCGCGGCGGAGGACGCGGACGTCAAGGTCCCGGCCTGGCTCAACGACCCGACGCTCTACCACAACCGCGGCAACTCGACGTGGTCCGGCGAGTCCGTCACCTACGGCGACTTCTCGGGCCTCGACGACCTCATGACCGAGGACCCGACGGTGGTCGACGGGTTCGTCGACGTGTACACGGACTGGGTCGACCTGGGGATCGACGGCTTCCGCATCGACACCGTCAAGCACGTCAACCGCGAGTTCTGGGACACGTGGACCACGGAGGTCATGGACTACGCCCACGCCGCGGGCAAGGACGAGTTCTTCATGTTCGGCGAGGTGTACGACGCCGACGCGCGCCTGCTGTCGCCGTACGTCCGCGAGACGGACATGAGCTCGGTCCTCGACTTCGCGTTCCAGGCGTCGGCGACGAGCTACGCGAGCGGGAACAGCGCGCAGGGCCTGGCGGGGCTGTTCGCGAGCGACGACCTGTACACGACGCCGGACACGTCGGCGGCGGCGCTGCCGACGTTCCTCGGCAACCACGACATGGGCCGCGTCGGCTTCATGCTGGCGAACACCGACGACCCGCTGGCCCGGGACGAGCTCGCGCACGAGCTGATGTACCTCACCCGCGGCCAGCCGGTCGTCTACTACGGCGACGAGCAGGGCTTCGCGGGCGCGGGCGGCGACAAGGACGCCCGGCAGACGCTGTTCGCCACGCAGGTGCAGGAGTACGCCGACCAGCCGCTGGTCACCGGCGAGACCGCCGGCAGCGTGGACCGGTACGACACCGACGCCCCGCTGTACACGCACATCGCGGAGCTCGCGGCGCTGCGGTCCTCGACCCCGGCGCTCACCCAGGGCGCGCAGGTCGAGCGCCACGCGGCGAACGGCGCGGGGATCTACGCCACCAGCCGCGTCGACCGCGACGAGAAGGTCGAGCACCTCGTCGCGTTCAACAACGCGGCCGGCGAGCGTTCGGCCACGTTCACCACCCTCACGCCGGGTGCGACGTACGACGTCCTGTACGGGCCCGACGGCGGCACCCCGGTGGAGGCCGACGCCGCCGGCGAGGTGACGCTCACCCTGCCGGGCACGTCCGCCGTCGTGCTGGTCGCCGACCGCACCGTCGGCGCGGACACCTCGGGCGACGTCGCCGTGGAGGTCCCGGCCGCCGGGGCCGCCGTGACGGGCACCGCCCCGGTGCGTGCCGCCGTCGACGACGCCTGGGCGGAGACGTCCTTCGCGTGGCGCGAGGTCGGCACGACCGACTGGAACCCGCTCGGCACCGCCGAGGACACCACGCCGCGCGTGTTCCACACCGTCGGCTCCCTGCCGGCAGGGACGCTCGTCGAGTACCGCGCCGTCACCGTGGACGCCGACGGCGACCGCGCGGCGGCCTCCACGTTCGCCTCCGTGGGCGTGGACGTCTCGGGCACCCCGGGCGAGGAGGAGCCGGAGACCGACGTCGACATGGTCACCGTGCCCGGCAACCACAACAGCGAGATGGGCTGCGCCGGCGACTGGACGCCCGACTGCGAGGGCGCCCGCCTCACCGAGCGGGCCGACGGCGTCTGGTCCGGCACGTTCGACCTGCCCGCCGGCACCTACGAGTACAAGGTCGCGATCAACGGGTCGTGGGACGTCAACTACGGCGCCGGCGGCGTCCCGGGCGGCCCCAACGCGACGTACACCCACGACGGCGGCGAGGTCACGTTCTACTGGGACCCCGTGAGCAAGGACTTCTCGTCCACCGCGCAGGGCCCGATCATCACCCTGCCTGGCTCGTACCAGGAGGAGGCCGGCTGCCCCGGTGACTGGCAGCCCGACTGCCTCGCCACCTGGGCCAAGGACCCCGACGGCGACGGCACCTACACGTGGTCGACCGCCGCGCTGCCCGGCGGCGCCTACGAGGTCAAGGTCGCCCACGGCCTGTCCTGGGCCGAGAACTACGGCGTCGGCGGCGCCCGCGACGGCGCGAACTACTCCTTCTCCGTGGGGCAGGGTGAGACCGTGACGTTCTCGTACGACCTCGCGACCCACGAGCTGACGATCGGCACCGAGAACCCGCCGCTCGCGGGCACCGGTCAGCAGGCCGCGCACTGGGTGCGCGCCGACCTGCTGCTCGCCCCCGACGACCTCGGCTCCGGCGACGACTGGACCCTGTGGACCGCCCCGGCCGGCGGCCTGGAGATCGGGCCCGACGGCGACGACGGTCCCGACACCGTCACCGGACCCGACGGGGGAGACCTGCCCGACGGCGCGGCCTCCTACGCCCTCGAGCCCGGCGGCGACGTCCCCGACGACGTGACCGCGGACTTCCCGGCGCTCGCGGGCCACACCGCGCTCGTGCCGACGGTGGACGGCGAGCCGCTGGACCGGTCGACGGTCGAGGACCTGCTCACCGGCCAGCTCCTGGTGACCCGCGCCGACGGCGACACGCTGACCGCGGCCACCGGCGTGCAGGTGCCCGGCGTGCTCGACGACCTGTACGCGGACGCCGCGGCGGACCGTGCGCTGGGCGTCGTCGTCCACCCGAGCCTCAAGTGGGCGTCGTTCGCGCTGTGGGCGCCCACGGCGCGCGACGTCGACCTGCTGGTGTGGCCGGCGGGCCGATCGCTGGACGCGGAGCCCGACCGGTTCGACACCGCCCGGCAGGACGACGGGGCGTGGACGCTCGACGGCAAGCAGGTCGACAAGAGGTACCCCTGGTACGGCGCCCGCTACCGCTACGCGGTGGAGGTCTACGTGCCGGCGACGGGCGCGGTGGAGACGAACGTCGTCACCGACCCGTACGCGGTGGGGCTGACCACGGACTCGACGCACGCCGTCGTGGTGTCGCTGGACGACAAGGCGTTCGCGCCGAAGGTGTGGCGCACCACCGCGCAGCCCGTCGTGGAGCGGCCCGTGGACCAGACGATCTACGAGCTGCACGTGCGGGACTTCTCGGTGGCGGACACCACCGTCCCGGAGAAGCTGCGCGGCACCTACCTGGCGTTCGGCGAGTCCGGGTCGGACGGCATGCGGCACCTGCGCGAGCTGGCCGCGGCCGGCATGACGACGGTGCACCTGCTGCCCACGTTCGACATCGCCTCGATCCCCGAGGACCCTGCGGACCAGCGCACCACCGGTGACCTGTCCGGGTTCGCGCCGGACTCGACCGAGCAGCAGGCGGCCGTGGCCGCGGTGCAGGCCGACGACGCCTTCAACTGGGGCTACGACCCGTACCACTTCTCGACCCCGGAGGGCTCGTACGCCGTCCACCGCGAGGGCGGGCAGCGGACGGCCGAGTTCCGCACGATGGTGGGTTCGCTGCACCGCGCCGGCCTCCAGGTGGTGCTCGACCAGGTGTTCAACCACACCGCGGCGAGCGGCCAGGCGGAGAGGTCGGTGCTCGACAAGGTCGTGCCGGGCTACTACCACCGGCTGGACCCGACCACGGGCGCGGTCGCGACGAGCACGTGCTGCCAGAACGTCGCGACCGAGCACGCCATGGCCGAGCGGCTCATGGTCGACTCGGTGGTCACCTGGGCGCGGGACTACAAGGTCGACGGCTTCCGCTTCGACCTCATGGGGCACCACCCGCGCGACAACATGCTGGCCGTGCGCGAGGCGCTCGACGCCCTGACGCTCGACGAGGACGGGGTCGACGGGTCGGCGGTGTACCTGTACGGCGAGGGCTGGAACTTCGGCGAGGTGGCCGACGGCGCGCTGTTCACGCAGGCCGCGCAGGGCAACCTGGGCGGCACGGGCATCGGCACGTTCAGCGACCGCCTGCGCGACGCGGTGCACGGCGGGTCGCCGGTGGACGGCGCGTCCACGTTCACGCAGGGCTTCGGCACCGGGCTGTTCACCGACCCGAACGGGCGCGAGGCCCGCACGGGGGAGCCCGGCACGGTGAACGACGGCGGGGTGGACGAGGCGGCCGACCTCGCCCACCAGACGGACCTGGTCCGCCTGGGCCTGGCCGGCAACCTGCGCGACTACGCGTTCGTCACGGCCGACGGCGAGCTCACCCGGGGCGAGGACCTCGACTACCGGGGCTCCCCGGCCGGGTACGCCGACTCGCCGGAGGAGGTCGTCACCTACGTCGACGCGCACGACAACGAGACGCTGTTCGACCTGCTGACGCTCAAGCTGCCGCAGGCCACGTCGATGGACGACCGGGTGCGGATGAACACCCTGTCGCTGGCGACGGCCGCGCTCGCCCAGACGCCCTCGTTCTGGCACGCGGGCACGGACCTGCTCCGGTCGAAGTCGCTGGACCGCAACTCCTACGACTCGGGCGACTGGTTCAACGCGATCGACTGGTCGGGTCAGGACAACGGGTTCGGCCGCGGTCTGCCGATGGCTGCCGACAACGAGGACAAGTGGCCGCTCATGGCGCCGCTGCTGGCCGACCCCGCGCTGGCGCCGTCCTCCGCGCAGATCGCCACGGCGTCCGACCGGGCGGCCGAGCTGCTGGCGCTGCGCTCCTCGACGCCGCTGTTCCGGCTCGGGTCGGCCGCGGCGATCCAGGACAAGGTGACGTTCCCGGGCTCGGGCCCGGAGGCGACGCCGGGCGTGATCGTCATGGCGGTCGACGACACCGTGGGGGCGGACGCCGACGGTCGGCTCGACGGCCTGGTCACGGTGTTCAACGCCTCGCCCGAGCCGGTCACCGTCGAGGTGCCAGGCTGGGCCGGGCGTGACCTGCGGCTGTCGAGGGTCCAGGCGGGCGGTGGCGACCCGGTCGTGAAGGAGACCCGCTGGGACGCCGGGGCGGGTGTCGTCACGGTGCCGGCCCGTACGGTCGCGGTGCTGGAGCAGCGTCAGCGCTGA